A genomic stretch from Flavobacterium nitratireducens includes:
- a CDS encoding chaperone modulator CbpM, whose amino-acid sequence MEIQFVDNIQYVHKESIYEIEKIVRMHKELQVNIEGIDVVLNLLQKIDALQAELLRVRNRLLLYEN is encoded by the coding sequence ATTGAAATTCAGTTTGTAGACAACATTCAATATGTTCATAAAGAATCTATTTATGAAATTGAAAAAATTGTTCGTATGCACAAAGAACTACAAGTTAACATTGAAGGAATTGATGTTGTCCTTAATTTACTGCAAAAAATCGATGCTTTACAAGCTGAATTACTAAGAGTTAGAAACAGATTGCTACTTTATGAAAATTAA
- a CDS encoding cation:proton antiporter → MSTVATVAEATQHLKPLISDLGLILMTAGIAVLLFKKIKQPLVLGYLIAGFLAGNHFDFFPSVKDVHSVEVWAEIGVIILLFSLGLEFSFKKLMKVGGTASITAITQIITMVLVGFLVGKWMGWKQMDSIFLGVILSISSTTIILKTFDELKVKAQQFAGIVIGSLIVQDIVAILMMVLLSTVAVSQQFSGSELIMSVFKLGFFLIAWFVGGIFFIPTLLKKTKHLLTDEMLLILSLALCLMMVILASNVGFSPALGAFIMGSIIAETTHAEHIEHLIKPVKDLFGAVFFVSVGMLINPHTLYEYAIPVVILTFVTIFGQSISSTIGAIISGQPLKQSVQTGMSLSQIGEFSFIIATLGMTMNVTSDFLYPVVVAVSAVTTFTTPFMIKMAVPFSVFLERELPRKWTKRIARYSSNAQAIRSVSTWQVVIRAHLVQILLHTIIITSVILMSSKFVLPLVENSKFGNAIAALITIVIISPFLWALSLRRVAVKEVDLLFEEKRYRGPILMLFFFRMALAVFYIGFLLNIFFSPVIAFFALIIAIVIYLLFPKKLHEQYHKIESHFLTNLNDREEKKIDRHYAYLTSWDGHMTTFEISKESNLAGKTLREIKMRELLGVNIAYIKRGEIVIQIPNKTERIFPGDEICVIGSDAQVKEFANFLKQHEVEIPKKIVPDEIILRQIQLKNEEFIGQTVGQSKLRERTHGLVVSIERKGNRILNPESNIILEKNDLLWIVGSKKLMAELFKE, encoded by the coding sequence ATGAGTACAGTTGCCACAGTTGCAGAAGCAACCCAACATCTAAAACCCTTAATTAGTGACTTAGGATTAATCCTTATGACGGCTGGTATTGCTGTTTTGCTGTTTAAAAAAATTAAACAACCACTAGTTCTTGGCTATTTGATTGCTGGATTTTTAGCAGGAAACCATTTTGATTTTTTCCCATCTGTTAAAGATGTACACAGTGTTGAAGTTTGGGCAGAAATTGGGGTTATCATTTTATTATTTAGTTTAGGACTTGAATTTAGCTTCAAAAAGTTAATGAAAGTAGGCGGAACGGCCTCAATAACAGCTATTACTCAAATTATCACCATGGTATTAGTGGGTTTTCTGGTCGGAAAATGGATGGGCTGGAAGCAAATGGATTCTATATTCTTAGGCGTAATTCTTTCTATTTCCTCCACCACTATTATTTTAAAAACATTTGATGAATTAAAAGTAAAAGCCCAACAATTTGCTGGAATTGTAATTGGCTCCCTTATTGTACAAGACATTGTAGCCATCTTAATGATGGTATTATTATCTACAGTTGCGGTTAGTCAACAATTTTCGGGAAGCGAATTAATTATGTCGGTTTTTAAATTAGGCTTCTTCTTAATTGCTTGGTTTGTGGGGGGGATTTTTTTCATTCCTACTTTATTAAAAAAAACAAAGCATCTACTCACCGACGAAATGCTGTTGATTCTATCATTGGCTTTGTGTTTAATGATGGTAATACTTGCATCAAACGTAGGTTTTTCACCTGCATTAGGTGCTTTTATTATGGGTTCTATCATAGCCGAAACAACACATGCAGAACATATCGAACATTTAATCAAACCTGTAAAGGATTTATTTGGAGCCGTATTTTTTGTATCGGTAGGTATGCTAATCAACCCTCATACTTTGTACGAGTATGCTATTCCAGTGGTTATTTTGACTTTTGTTACCATTTTTGGACAATCTATTAGCTCTACAATTGGTGCTATCATTTCTGGACAACCACTTAAACAATCGGTTCAAACAGGAATGAGTTTATCCCAAATAGGCGAATTCTCTTTTATCATCGCCACACTGGGCATGACAATGAATGTAACTAGTGATTTCCTTTATCCCGTAGTAGTTGCTGTTTCGGCTGTAACCACATTTACTACCCCATTTATGATTAAAATGGCTGTCCCATTTTCGGTGTTTTTAGAACGAGAATTACCTCGAAAATGGACCAAAAGAATTGCCCGTTATAGCTCCAATGCTCAAGCCATTCGATCTGTAAGTACCTGGCAAGTGGTTATTCGTGCCCATTTAGTACAAATCCTTTTACACACTATTATCATCACTTCAGTCATTTTGATGTCGTCTAAATTTGTATTGCCATTAGTAGAAAATTCTAAATTTGGAAATGCAATTGCGGCTTTAATTACAATAGTTATTATTTCACCTTTCTTATGGGCGCTCTCCCTTAGAAGAGTTGCTGTAAAAGAAGTTGACTTGTTATTTGAAGAAAAAAGATACCGAGGACCTATTTTAATGCTATTCTTTTTCCGAATGGCATTGGCCGTTTTCTATATTGGATTCTTACTTAACATCTTTTTCTCCCCTGTAATTGCCTTTTTTGCTTTAATTATCGCCATTGTTATTTATTTGCTTTTCCCTAAAAAATTACACGAACAATATCACAAAATAGAAAGTCATTTCCTTACAAACCTTAATGATAGAGAAGAAAAAAAGATAGACCGTCATTATGCCTATTTGACTTCCTGGGATGGCCACATGACAACATTTGAAATTTCAAAAGAATCCAATTTAGCTGGAAAAACATTACGCGAAATTAAAATGAGGGAATTATTAGGTGTGAACATCGCTTATATTAAACGTGGTGAAATTGTGATTCAAATTCCCAATAAAACCGAACGTATATTTCCCGGAGATGAAATTTGCGTGATAGGTTCAGATGCGCAAGTAAAAGAATTTGCGAACTTTTTAAAACAACACGAGGTAGAAATTCCTAAAAAAATAGTTCCTGACGAAATAATTTTACGCCAAATTCAATTAAAGAATGAAGAATTCATTGGTCAAACTGTTGGCCAATCAAAACTTAGAGAACGCACTCATGGTTTAGTGGTTAGCATTGAACGCAAAGGAAATCGAATCTTAAATCCAGAATCTAATATCATTTTAGAGAAAAATGATTTGCTTTGGATTGTAGGAAGTAAAAAATTAATGGCCGAATTGTTCAAAGAATAA